One genomic window of Glycine max cultivar Williams 82 chromosome 16, Glycine_max_v4.0, whole genome shotgun sequence includes the following:
- the LOC100778053 gene encoding polyadenylate-binding protein-interacting protein 3 isoform X2, with protein sequence MNLQQIGQPKSSNGYGHQKSEKEGATKSDNKLPSVKSNSSSRLAGVVTGNKGGGYGSPSHDRLVYLTTCLIGQHVEVQVKNGSIYSGIFHATNSDKDFGIILKMARLTKAASLQGQGSGVEFVSEAPSKTLIIPANDLAQVIAKDVAVSRDGLPSESHYDMHHEIMVDSVISQSCHVETGRELQRWVPDEDDQQCPELENIFDGPWNRGWDQFETNEMLFGVKSTFNEDFYTTKLEIGPQTRELEKQALRIAREIEGEETQDLHLAEERGLYHNFDIDEETRFSSVYRGKGVDDSGYDENEDRLLDSHNSETFDNIYGLVNKSPGEASGRKGSNGAQTWSNFSSVFHAQNHSELSQSSSGVDLCRSGSKDHAKQLSSELPALSCSFSDGESRIQLNSVNNLHGVNDNTVEENWIQAEDVQLLKSEDLQSSLKLKKDGSDEGGLSTNVALCAPSTRILSKTPKETGSVGESKSVISRGRLGRSLGSDYVAATSGPGLSPSSSVGSLSSEKSTLNPNAKEFRLNPNAKSFIPSQSHARPRSPMSDGSFYFPATVSTIPNMPAMSMGIGVGTTFAGPQPVVYNPQAAQMPSQPYFHPNGPQYGQLLGHPRQVLYMPSYLPEMPYKGRDH encoded by the exons ATGAATTTGCAACAAATTGGGCAGCCTAAATCATCTAATGGATATGGTCATCAGAAATCTGAAAAAGAAGGGGCAACTAAGTCTGATAATAAGCTCCCATCTGTAAAGTCAAATTCTAGCAGCAGATTAGCAG GAGTAGTGACTGGCAATAAAGGTGGTGGTTATGGGAGTCCTTCACATGATCGATTAGTATATTTAACAACATGCCTTATTGGGCAGCATGTGGAAGTCCAGGTGAAAAATGGATCTATATACTCTGGAATATTTCATGCAACAAATTCTGACAAAGATTTTG GAATCATTTTGAAAATGGCTCGCTTGACAAAGGCTGCCTCTTTGCAAGGACAGGGATCTGGTGTAGAATTTGTCAGCGAAGCTCCTTCTAAGACTTTAATTATACCTGCCAACGACCTTGCACAAGTTATAGCAAAG GATGTTGCTGTTTCCAGAGATGGCCTACCTAGTGAATCTCACTATGATATGCATCACGAAATCATGGTTGATTCAGTAATATCTCAATCCTGTCATGTTGAGACAGGGAGAGAATTACAGCGATGGGTACCTGATGAAGATGATCAACAATGCCCTGAACTGGAAAATATCTTTGATGGCCCTTGGAATAG ggGATGGGATCAGTTTGAAACAAATGAAATGTTGTTCGGTGTAAAAAGCACATTCAACGAGGATTTCTATACAACAAAGCTTGAAATAGGGCCCCAGACTAGAGAGTTGGAAAAGCAAGCTTTAAGAATAGCAAGAGAAATTGAGGGTGAGGAAACACAAGATCTTCATCTAGCAGAG GAAAGAGGCCTTTACCATAACTTTGATATTGATGAAGAAACCAGATTCTCTTCAGTCTATAGGGGTAAAGGTGTTGATGATAGTGGATATGATGAAAATGAGGACAGGCTCTTGGATTCACATAATTCTGAAACTTTTGATAATATTTATGGTTTAGTCAATAAGAGCCCAGGTGAAGCAAGTGGTCGGAAAGGCAGTAATGGAGCTCAAACGTGGTCAAATTTCTCCTCTGTG tttcatGCACAGAATCACTCAGAGTTATCTCAGTCAAGTTCTGGTGTGGATTTATGTCGCTCTGGTTCTAAAGATCATGCTAAGCAGTTATCATCTGAACTCCCTGCCCTGAGTTGCTCATTTTCAGATGGAGAAagcag GATTCAGCTGAACTCAGTTAATAACCTACATGGAGTCAATGATAATACTGTGGAAGAAAATTGGATA CAAGCTGAGGATGTTCAACTTTTAAAATCTGAGG ATTTACAGTCATCACTTAAGTTGAAGAAAGATGGCTCTGATGAAGGGGGTTTATCTACTAATGTGGCCTTGTGTGCCCCTTCTACTCGTATTTTATCAAAGACTCCTAAAGAAACTGGGTCAGTTGGGGAATCAAAGTCTGTAATTTCACGTGGAAGACTAGGTAGATCATTGGGTTCTGATTATGTGGCAGCAACCTCTGGTCCTGGTCTATCACCAAGTTCTTCAGTTGGTTCACTGTCTTCGGAAAAATCAACTCTGAATCCCAATGCCAAG gAGTTCAGGCTCAACCCTAATGCAAAGAGTTTTATTCCGTCTCAATCACATGCTAGGCCCCGCTCCCCCATGTCTGATGGTTCCTTCTATTTCCCAGCTACTGTATCCACCATACCAAATATGCCAGCCATGTCCATGGGTATTGGA GTTGGGACTACTTTTGCAGGGCCACAACCAGTCGTATATAATCCACAAGCGGCACAAATGCCATCCCAACCATATTTTCATCCAAATGGACCACAG TATGGACAACTTCTTGGTCATCCTAGGCAAGTTTTATACATGCCAAGTTACCTCCCT gagATGCCATATAAGGGACGGGATCATTGA